A single Glycine soja cultivar W05 chromosome 14, ASM419377v2, whole genome shotgun sequence DNA region contains:
- the LOC114385306 gene encoding uncharacterized protein C57A10.07-like, which translates to MNNYPFGSQAPKSFPAYPKTEFDLESGTAIKRTRKPKNSPFHPLRMIKSFGNRFHHFFKLHPLMGLFLALCFVLALAMILSLYGTQYGVQSGGYVKSDMGFDDYPFSKLQNLVMVAGHSIYTSSSCGKIEKEDSWFLESYQKNPGQAATFVTHIHEGIEIVARDDSALLLFSGGETRRDAGPRSEAQSYWAVADSKGWFGKEESVKWRALTEEHARDSFENLLFSVCRFRELTGTYPQNITVVSYDFKEKRFAHLHRSAIGFPESRFFYTGTPATSNAKATALKGEELVRTQFQRDPFGCRGSLYHKKLKRDPFHRSIPYPNGCPEIEGLFKYCGPTPYPGALPWAQ; encoded by the exons ATGAACAATTACCCTTTTGGATCCCAAGCCCCCAAGTCCTTTCCCGCATACCCAAAAACCGAATTCGACTTAGAATCAGGAACCGCCATAAAGCGAACCCGAAAGCCCAAAAATTCGCCCTTTCACCCTCTCAGAATGATTAAATCATTTGGGAACCGTTTTCATCACTTCTTCAAGCTTCACCCTCTAATGGGTCTCTTCCTAGCCTTGTGCTTTGTGCTCGCACTTGCCATGATTCTCTCTTTGTATGGCACCCAATATGGGGTGCAGAGTGGTGGTTATGTGAAATCTGACATGGGTTTTGATGATTACCCTTTTTCCAAGCTTCAGAACCTTGTGATGGTTGCTGGGCATTCCATTTACACTAGTAGTAGTTGTGGCAAAATTGAGAAGGAGGATTCTTGGTTTTTGGAGTCTTATCAGAAGAATCCAGGCCAAGCTGCCACTTTTGTGACACACATTCATGAGGGGATTGAGATTGTGGCAAGGGATGACTCTGCTTTGCTGCTCTTCAGTGGGGGAGAGACTCGGAGAGATGCTGGCCCCCGCAGCGAGGCTCAGAGTTACTGGGCTGTTGCGGATTCGAAAGGGTGGTTTG GTAAGGAAGAAAGTGTGAAATGGAGAGCACTTACAGAGGAGCATGCACGAGACAGCTTTGAAAACCTTCTATTTAGTGTTTGTCGATTCCGGGAGCTTACTGGCACCTATCCCCAAAATATAACT GTTGTAAGTTATGATTTCAAGGAAAAAAGATTTGCACATCTACACCGATCTGCTATCGGCTTTCCAGAATCAAGGTTCTTCTATACCGGCACTCCTGCTACATCAAATGCAAAAGCAACTGCTCTAAAAGGTGAGGAATTGGTCAGAACTCAATTCCAAAGAGATCCATTTGGATGTCGAGGTTCACTTTATCACAAGAAACTAAAGCGTGACCCTTTTCATCGGTCAATTCCTTATCCCAATGGGTGTCCTGAAATTGAAGGATTATTCAAATATTGTGGACCAACTCCTTATCCTGGTGCACTCCCGTGGGCACAGTAA